The sequence CCCGCCCCCATCACCCCGCGCCCGGCCCCCGGCCCCCGGCACGCCGCACCCCGCGCCCCTCACCCCGTACGCAGCGCCCGGCACCCGGCACCCCGCACCCGCCCCCGCCCCCGCACCCGCACCCGCACCCGCACCCGCACCCGCACCCGGGCATTGCATCCACTGGCGCTGAGCCAGCACACGCCCCCATATGCGGGGACATGTGCTGGGAGAGCGCCAGTGGATGCGCTCGGCGCACCGTCCCCTCGGGCCCGTCCGGGCGGTCCGTCCGGGCGCCCCGTCCGGGCGGTCCGTCCCGTGACGTCGGCGGCGGGGCGGCGTACGGTCGCGGACATGGCACGCGAGAGCAGCTCCCCCGCCCAGTCCACCCGCGAGATCACCGCTGACGTCGTCGTGCTCGGCGGCGGCCCCGTCGGCGAGAACCTCGCCCAGTACGCGATCGAGGACAGCGACCTCACCGCGGTGATCGTCGAGTCCGAGCTGGTGGGCGGTGAATGCTCCTACTACGCGTGCATGCCCTCGAAGGCGCTGCTGCGCCCGCTCGCCGTCGCGGACACCGCCGCCCATCTCGAGGGGCTCTCCACCCCGCAGCTCGACCCCGAGGCGCTGCGGGCACGGCGCGACACCTGGGTCTCCCACTACGACGACTCCGGGCAGGTGGAGTGGGCCGAGGGTGCGGGCATGACGGTGGTGCGCGGGCACGGCCGGCTCGTCGGCGAGCGCGAGGTGCTGATCGATGCGGCCGTCGGCGGCCACGAGCACGGCCCTGCCCGCAGCGACGCTCCGGCCGACGGAGCCGACGGAGCTCACGGGGCCGAGGGAGTCGGCGGGACTGACGGGGCCGAGGGAGCCGACGGGGCTGCCAGGGCTGACGGCACGGAGACGGCGCACGGCCGCTCCGCCACGCGCACCCGGATCCGTGCGCGTCGGGCGGTCGTGATCGCCACCGGCTCCGAGGCCGTGGTGCCCGGGCCGCTCCAGGCGCTCGCGCCGTGGACCTCCCGCGACGCGACCGGGGTGTGCGAGGTGCCGGGCGAGCTCGTGATCGTCGGCGGCGGCGTGGTCGCGGTCGAGGCCGCGACATGGATGGCGGCGCTCGGTGCGCGGGTGCGCCTGCTGGTGCGCGGCACCTCGCTGCTGACCGGGTTCGAGCCCTTCGCCGGGAAGCATGTGCTCGATGCGCTGCGCGAGCTCGGGGTGGTCGTCGAGCTCGGCACGTCGGTGGTCTCCGGCGAGCGGGAGGACGCCCGCGACACCGGCCTCGGCCGGACCCACGGCGGCACGGTGAGGCTGCAGGTCGAGGACGCCGCCGGACGCCGCGAGGTGACGGCCGACGAGGTCCTCGCCGCGACCGGGCGCCGGCCGGCCCTGGGCGACGTGGGGCTGGAGACCATCGGCCTCACCGCCGAGGATGTCACCGGCACCGAAGCCGCCACCTCGGACGACGCGACCGGTGCGCCGCTGCCCGAGTGGCTGCAGGTGGTGGGCGATGCCAGCGGGGAGGCGCCGCTGACGCACTGGGGCAAGTACCGCGCCCGCGTGATCGGGCAGGCGATCCGGGCCGGTGCGCTCGGCGAGCCGCTCGAACCGGTGCCCGAGCAGGTGCCGGTCCCGCAGGTGGTGTTCGCCGATCCGCAGGTCACCTCCGTGGGCCTCACCGAGGAGGCGGCCCGCGCGGCCGGGCACGACGTGGTCACGGCACAGGTGCCCTTCGGCTCGGCGGCCGGCACCGCGCTGCTGCGCGACGACGTCACCGGCACCGCCCAGCTGGTGGTGGACCGCGCCGCAGGCACGCTGCTCGGGGCCACGTTCGTGGGGCCCGACGCCTCCGAGCTGCTCCACGGGGCGACCATCGCGATCACCGGCCAGGTCCCGGTGCGCGTGCTGCGGCATGCCGTGCCGAGCTTCCCCACCGCCTCCGAGCTCTGGCTGCGCCTGCTCGAGGAGCTGCCCCGCGCGCTGCGCCAGGGCTGAGCCTCTGCCGGCACGCGGCCCGCCCTCCTCCCTTGGGAGGAGATGACAGATCGCACTGGTGCAGGGTGGGAGGAATCGGGTGGAATGGCAGGGTCCGACGCCCTGCGGCCCCTGCCGCCCCGCCAGCCTGCCGCTCAGGAGGATCATGTTCCAGCGACTGCAGCGTTCACGCCGTCTGCGCCGTGCGAAGCCCGGTGATGACCGCGCGCTGACGGATCTGCGCTGGTGGCAGGCGCTCACGCGCACCCAGTTCTTCCTCGACCCGGACGAGTCCGTCGGCCGCACCGCACGCTACGCCGTGGACGTGCACTATCTCGCCGCCGACCTCGAGGGCGGCACGCTCGCCGAGGGGTCCACGCAGGCGCCGGTGGCGTTCTACCGCGATGGCCGGCAGCTGCAGATCGCGAACCCGCCGGTGGCTTTCGAGGTGCCGGGCGGGGTGGTCGAGGTGGGTGCCAGCATGTACGGCCTGACCCGCATGCATCACGTGCCCGAGGGCGGTCGCGCCACCACGCTGCGCCCGCACCCGCGCTCCCTCGAGGGCCGCCGGGCCCGCTTCGGCCAGCGCCATCCCGGGGCCAGCCGGGTCGTCGGGGCGATCGCGATCGTGGTGCTGCTGGTGGGGCTCGCGCTCACGCTCCCCCAGATGGCGGAGCTGATCACCGGCATGGATCTGGTCGCCGAGCGGGTGGGCACGTTCACCTCGCCGATCCAGCTGCCCGCCTGGCTGAACACGACGCTGTTCATCGCGGGGCTGCTCGCGGCGATGGAGCGCGCCCTGACCCTGCGGAACCACTGGCTGATCGACGCCGACACCACCTGGGCCTCGCTCGCCTGAGCCCGCGGCGCAGCAAGGCGGGAGTTCGTGGTGATCGCCCGCGCCGTCTGAGCGCCCGGCCCCGCTCAGCCCTCCTGGCCGGCCCCGTCCTGACCGGTGCCCGTGTAGAAGCCGTAGGTCGCGTCGGCGCGCTGCTGCGCGAGCTCGGCGTCCTCGCCGGCGGCGGTATGGGCCACGGCCCAGCCGTCGGCGGCGCCGCGGTAGAACGCACGGCCCTCGTCGGTGGCGGCCCAGGCCTCGGCGTCGCCCGGAGCGAGCGACCCCTCGGTGGCTCCGAGGTGGAGGGCGAGTCCCAGCAGGCCGCCGTCCCAGCCCACGCCGGTGGCGCCGGGCCCGAAGGTCTCCCACATCTCGGCGGGGACGTCGGCGGTGCGGGAGATGTGCTCGAGCTCGACACGGGTGGCCTGCTCGCCCTCGGCGGCGAGGCGGAGGGTCAGCCAGGACACGCCACCCATCATCTCCCAGGTCACGGCGAATTCGGCGGTGCCGTCGGCCGGAGGCTCGCAGCGGAGGATCTCGCCGCCGGCGTTGCCCTCGAGCTGGTAGCGGCCGCCGAGCTGCAGCTCGCCCGTGAGGGGGAGGAACCAGCGGGGGATGCGCTCAGCGGTGGTGACGGCGTCCCACACGTCGGCGAGGGCGGCGGGGTAGGTCTGTTCGAGGGACTGGACGTGCACGGGGGCGCCATCGCGCTCCTCGGCGCGGTAGGTGCGGGTGACGGACTGCAGCTGGGCGGGGACGTCGACCATGTCAGGTCTCCTTCGGGATCGGGGCCGGGGCGCCGGGCCGGAGGGCGCGCCCGGGAGTGGGCGACTCTCCGGCGTCCGGGCCGGTCACGGGCGGGTCAGGCGGCGGCGGAGGGCGAGCGTACCGGCTCCGGCAGCACCGAGCAGGGCGATCAGCGCGGCGAGGGTGCCGGTCTCGACGCCGGTGCGGGCCAGGTGCGAGGGCGTGGTCCCCGCGGTGGTGCTGTCGGTGCCCTGGTCGCCCCCGTCGGCCGGCGGGGCGGCGCCGTCACCGTCGTCCCCGTCGACCGGGGGCGGGGCGGTCACGTCGTCGTCCTCATCGCCCGGGGCGGTCGCGCCGTCGTCACCGTTCCCGTCGTCACCGTTCCCGTCGTCACCGTTCCCGTCGTCACCGTTCCCGTCGTCACCGTTCCCGTCGTCATCATCCCCGTCGTCGCCCGGGGGCGGGGTGGTGTCGTCGCCGGTGTCGCAGCTGTCGGGGGTGCCGCCGGAGGTCCAGGTGAAGGAGCTGATCTCGTGGACGATGGCGGTGCCGGTGTCCGGGATCGCGCTGAGCGTCAGCGGCACCACGGTCCCCTCGGGCACGCACAGCCAGTCGGTGAGGGTGACGTCGGCGGCGTCGCCGTCCGCGTCCTCGACGCTGCCGTAGGGAGCTTCGAAGGTGCCGTGCTCGCCGGCGTCCACGATGACCGTCTCGATCTCGGGGGCGCCGAGGCTCTGGGACTCGACGTCGCTGATGCGCAGCACCGGGTCGCGGTCCACCCCGGTCGCGGAGTCGTACTCGCCGCCGTCGAGGATCTGCACGTCGAGCTGGCGCTGGGAGTAGTCGGGGGCGAGATCCGGGTGCGCCTCGAGGTAGGCGATGAAGGCGTCGCGGTCCAGCACGCCGGAGTCCCGCACGTCCTCCGCCTCGGACAGCGCCCACATGTTGTCGCCGCCCTCGAAGAGGAAGCTCGCCGCGACGATCGTGTACGTCGCCTCGGGATCGAGCGCCTCGCCGTTCACGCGCACCTCGACCACGCGGTCGTCGCGCTCGCGGGTGGAGTCCACGACGTACTCGACGTTCTCGGAGACGCTGAAGGCGAGGAACGGCTCGTCGCCCGCATCGACCTCGCCGCCGTCGGCGGTGCGCTGCCACTGCTCCTCGAGCATCTGCGTGAGCTGGGCGCCGGTGACCTCGCCGGAGTTCAGGGTGTTGCCGAAGGGCACCATCCCGTTGGCCTCGGCGTAGGTGACCACGCCCTCGCCCTCCCCGGCCGCGGAGGGCTCGTACCAGAGCTCGGCGCGGATCCCGCCGGGGTTCATGACGGCGATGACCTCGTGCTCGCCGTCCAGGCCGGCGTCCTCGAGGTACCACTTCATGGAGTCGGCGAGCATGTCGCCGGCGGCGGAGTGGCGCATGCGGTTGTCGCCCTTGGTGGTCGCCTGGTTGCCGATCGGGGAGCTCGCGGTGCGCACCCCGTCGACGTACGAGGCCTTGGAGTCGTCCCACGAGGTGGTGACGTCCGCGGAGACGGAGCCGACGGGCTCGGCGCCGACGATCGCCGCGTCCTCGATCGCGGTCTGCGCGAGCTGGGTGACCTCGCGCGTCACCTCCGTGTCGACCGCGCACTGCTCGCCCTCGCCGAGCGCGGTGGGGTGCATCTCGGGGCTGCCTGCGACACCCCAGGCGCCGTCCTCGCCGAGCGCGAGGTGCACCACGCCGAGGTTCGCGGCGCTCGAGCCGGTCTGCGCGATCGGCCGCTCCGCGCCGTCCTCGCCGGGGACGGGGGCGGTGTAGTTGTAGGTGCGGTGGGAGTCGCCGTTGAAGATCGCGTCGACCTCGGCGCTGGTGCTGCCGACGATCTTGTCGAAGATCGGGTCGGTGTTCTGCGGGGCGGTGCCGGGCTCGGCGCTCGAGCTGGCGCCCTCGTGGTACGAGGCGACGAGCACGTCGTACTCGACCCCGTCGGCCGCCATCTCCTCGACCACGTCGTTGACCGCGTCGACCGGGTCGCCGAAGGTGAGGCCCTCGATCGCCGTCGGGCTCACCTTGCCGACGGTCTTGGTGGTGACCGCGCCGATCACGGCGACCTCCACGCCGTCCTGCTCGAGCACGGTGTACGCCTCATGGATCCGCTCCCCGGTCGCGGCGTCGTACACGTTCGCGGCGAGGTCGGGGAAGTCGGTGCGCGGCTCGATGCGCTCGAGCAGGTCGTCGACGCCCTGGTCGTACTCGTGGTTGCCGATCGCGGTGGCGTCGACGCCCATCGCGTTGAGCACGTCGAGGGTGGGTTCGTCGTTCTGCACGGCGGATTCGAAGGAGGAGCCGCCCACGCTGTCGCCCGCGGAGAGCAGGAACGAGGTGGGGCTCTCGGCGCGCACGGTCTCCACCGCGCAGGCGAGGTCCGAGGCCCCGCCGAGCGCGCCGTGGAAGTCGTTGAAGGTCATGAGGGTGATCTCGTCGCCGGGTTCGGCGGCGGCCGCGGCGGTCCCGAGCGGGAGCAGGGCCGAGGCGGCCACGAGCGCGGCGGCGCCGAGGCCCACGGAGGTCCCGCGCGCGAGGCGGCGGACGGGCAGGACGGGCATGGAGGGCTCCTGGGGCGGGGAGGGACGACGCGGGGAGGCGGGGGAACGGGTGGGGCGTGCGGGGTCCATCTCAGCCCATGGGGTCCCGGACACACCGAGGGGCTTCCTCCCGGGCGCGAGCTGTCACCCAATGTTCACCCGCGGCGGTGACGCTCGTCTCGCGGTTGACCGCGCCTCGGCGAGCGCTTTACTTACGCTTGACCCGCACGTCCGTGATCCGGCGCCGCCTGCCCCGCGGCCCCCGCCCGCCTGTGACGCGTGCCGGAACCGACCGCTCGGCCTCCACGCGAGGGGCCCGAAGTGGGTAGCATCGGAGGGGACTTCGGACGGTCCGCTCCCCCGCCATCCCAAGGAGGCCGACCCATGGTCATGCCGCTGCCGTTCCTCACCCGCCGCCCCACCGTTCCTGCGAAGGACGGCGCGAGCTGGCCGCACGTCGTGATCCTGGGCGGCGGCTTCGCGGGGGCGCACGCCGTGGGAGCTCTGCGGGACGCCCGGGTGCGGGTCACGCTCATCGACCGCAACGTCTACAAGACGTTCCAGCCGCTGCTGTACCAGGTCGCCACCGCCGGGCTGAACCCGGGCGACGTCACCATGTTCCTGCGCGGCCTCTCGCTGAAGGTCCCCAACATGCGCTACCGCCAGGGCGAGGTCGAGGGCGTGGATCCCGAGCGCAAGGTGGTCTCCCTCGACGAGGGCCAGAAGGGCCGCCACGAGATCGGCTACGACTACCTGATCGTCGCCAACGGCGCGACCACCACCTACTTCGGCACGCCCGGCGCCGAGGAGCACGCGATGCCGATGTACACGCGCAGCCAGGCGCTGGCCATCCGCGACCGGATCTTCTCGGAGCTGGAGCGCTCGAGCCGCGAGGCCGGGCAGAGCCACGACAAGCTCCACGTGTGCATCGTCGGCGGCGGGCCGACGGGTGTGGAGATCGCCGGTGCGCTCGCGGACTTCCGCATGCAGGAGCTGGACATCCTCTACCCGGAGATGGATCCGGGGACGCTGCAGGTCACGGTGCTGCAGCGCGGCGACGAGCTGCTCAAGGAATTCTCCACCAAGTACCGCCAGTACGCGGCGGACGAGCTGCGCGACCGCGGCGTGACCCTGCAGCTGGGCCGGGGCGTGAAGGAGGTCGGCTACGACCACGTGGTCCTCGACGACGGCTCGATCCTCGAATCCGACATCACGATCTGGGCCGCGGGCGTCGCGATCCCGAAGTCCGTCTCCGAGTGGGGCTTCCCGCAGGACAAGCGCGGCCGCCTCGCGGTCGACGACTACCTGCAGGTCAAGGGCTTCCCGGGGGTGTACGCGGCAGGCGACATCGCCGGCCAGGACGAACCGCTCCCCCAGCTCGCGCAGCCCGCGATCCAGACCGGCGAGGCCGCGGCCCGCAACATCGCCGCGGAGGTCGCCGGCAAGCCGCGCAAGACCTTCGCGTACACGAACCTCGGCACCATGGCCACGATCGGCCGCCACGCCGCGATCGCGGAGATCCCCGTGCTCGGCGGGCTCTCGGGCTCGGTGGGCTGGGCCGCGTGGCTGGGCGTGCACATCATGAAGATGATCGGGCACCGCAACCAGCGCGCCGTCGCGATGAACCTCCTGTCGCTGTACAGCGGCACCCGCGCCACCCACCAGCCGAACCCGGTGGTGGGCGAGGTGGACTCGCTGCGCGCGGCCCGCATCTTCGAGCAGCAGGCCGCGCACCGCATGTTCGGCGCGAACGCCGGAGCCTCCGCGCGGGCCGACGAGATCGCCGCGCAGGATTCCGAGGACGCGGCGGACGTCGCCCAGCCGACCCAGGACTGACGCGCCCGGGGCGCTCGCCAGGACCCGCCCCGCACCAGCCCCGGCTCCGCACCCCGGGCGCCGGCCCGCCAACCCAGCCCGGACCCGCTCCCCCGGCCCGCCAGTCGCGAGTCGCCCGTCGCCCCTTACCCGTCGCCCGTCGCCCGTCGCCCGTCGCCCGTCGCCCGTCGCCCGTCGCCCGTCGCCCGTCGCCCGTGCCACCGTTGCGTAGTGGGTGGATAGACCCCGCCATTCCGCCCACTACGCAACGGTCGCCATGTGGCGCGGGCATGGAACCACGTCATCGAGGGTGACAGGCGGCGCGGCCCAGGAGACGACGCTGCTCAGCGGGCGGTGCGGATCAGCTCGATGAGCAGGTCGGAGTCGTGGCGCAGCGGGTGCTGCGGGCGCTCCGCGGGGCGGGCGTCCCGCTGTGCCGGGGTGCCCTCCGCCGGTGGCGCGCACTCCGGTGCCGGGGCGCTCTCCTCCGCCGGCGTGCCCTCCTCGGCGCTCTCCGGGGGCAGCGGCGCGGCGTAGCGGGCAGTGGTGTAGGCCTCCGCGATGCGGTCCGCGGCGGCGCGGTGCGCGGCGGTGACCTCGAGCGGGCCGGCATCGATCTGCTCGAGCAGGTCCTCGAGCGCGCGGTGCGGGGGCAGGGCGGGGTCGAGCCCGATCCGGACCGGGGGCCGGCCCCACGCGCCGGTGATGCCGAGCAGACGGATCGCCGTCTCGCGCACCGCGAGCTCCCGGGTGAGCTCCGACCAGGCCAGCTCCCCCGCCTCGCGCTGCTTCCGCTCGACGGCGAGCGCGGAGGAGCCGTCCGCGGTGCTCCCGTCGGCCCCGCCGGTGCCGACCAGCAGGGCGGCCCAGCGGTCGTCGCGGGCTCGGCGGCGCCGCCGGCGGATGAGGATCAGCGTCGTGGCAGCGGCGGCGGCGAGCAGCCCGCCGGCCGCCATCACGCTCACCAGGCCCCATTCGATGCGCTGCACGGTCTCGGTGGAGGGGCCGGTGCCCTCCTCGGGCGTCTGCGCCGCGGCCGCCTCCTCGCTGGTCTGCTCCTCGGTGGTGCCCTCCTCGGCGTTCTCCTCCTCGGTGGTGGGCTCCTCCTGCTCCTCCGGGGTCTCGGGCTCGGGGGCAGGGGCCTCCTCCTGCCCGTCCTGCTCGGTGAGCTCCGGCGGGCTCACCCCGTTCGCGGCGGCGGCCGGCGTCGGCTCGAAGCGCACCCAGCCGTGCTCGGGCCCGAACCACACCTCCGGCCAGGCGTGCGCGTTCTTCGCGCTGACGGTCCACTCCTCGCCGTCCTGCTCGCCGGGCGTGAAGCCGATGACCACCCGGGTGGGGTAGCCCTGCGAGGTCATCATCAGCGCGAACGTCGCGGCGAACTGCTCGCAGTAGCCCACCCTGTCGTCGAGGAACGACTCGAGCGGATCCTTGCCCGGCGGTGAGTTCACGGTGAGCGAGTAGGCGAAGGAGGTGCGGAAGTAGTCCTGGTAGGCGACGGCCGTGTCGAAGGCGGTCTCCGCGCCCGAGCCTTCGGCGACCTCCGCGGCGAGCGCCGCAGCGGGCTCGGGCACGTCCCGGCGGGAGGTGTAGCCGACATCGAAGGGGCGCTCGAACTCGGCCGGGTCCACGGCGCGCAGCTGCTCGGCGGTCGCGGTGCGCGGTTCGGAGCGGACGCTGTAGTGCTGGCCCAGCAGCCCCGTGCGCACCCGGCCCAGTGCGACCTCGCCGTTGGAGGGCTGCAGGGTCATCGCCTCGTTCAGGGAGCGGTCCGAGCCCTGCACGGAGCGGACGTTGTCCGGCATGGGCAGGCGGTTCCCGGCGAGGCTCATGATCTCGACGTCGGTGTCGATGAGGTCCCCGGCGCCGCTGTGCACCGGGAGGCCGTCGTCGCGGGCGTCGCTGAACGCGTCGACGCCCAGCGCCGGCTCCTCCCCCTCCGCATCGCCGCGATAGGTCTCGCCGTCGAAGCGGTTCAGGGCGCGCAGCCGCAGGTAGGAGGGGTCCTCGCCAGCGGTGGTGGTGTAGCGCAGCACCTCGGTGTCGGCCTGCTGCAGGAGGGAGCGGCGCACGGAGATGTCGTCGTCGATCATCACCGCGCCGGGCGCGGGGGCGTTCGGGTCCCGCCACTGCTCGAGCACGTCGATGTTCAGCGCGAGCCGGGCCGGCGCCAGCTGCGGCAGCGCGGGGCCCAGCCCCGGGGAGAGGCCGACGACCAGCGCGATGCACACCCCGGTCGCGGCGAGGGTGCGGCCGGGGTGCGCGAGAGGGCCCGCCTGCGGCCGACGGTCGCCGCGCAGGTACTGCGGATCGGCGTGCACGGTGCGGGTCGCGAAGATCATCGCCGCGGCGAGCACGGGCGCGGCCACCTGCCACCAGTACCCGCCGGAGGGCTGCTGCAGCGCCGGGATCAGCAGCGCGCACAGCAGCAGCAGACCGGTGGGGGTGTGCCAGCCCAGGTCCAGGAACATCACGTCCAGCAGCAGCGTCACGAGCGCGATGAGCGCCACCACGAGCACGGTGCCGTGCGGGTCCAGCATCAGCGGCGGCACCCCGGAGGCCAGCTCGTTCATCCCGCGGGTGAGGATCTCCGACTGGCCCAGCAGCGCGCCGACGGGACCGCCCCGGCCCCCGCCGCCCTGCTCTCCGAGCACGCCCAGGATCAGTTCGAGGGCGAGCACCAGCACCACGATCACCACGGCCTGGAGCAGCGGCACCAGCATCTGGCGGCGCAGCACGCTGCGCAGCACCACCCCGCCGAGGATCACCGGCGCGGCGCCGACGAGGGTGAGCACCAGCCAGGAGGAGCCGGCCAGCACCTGCGAGACCGGGGCGGAGGCGAGCAGCATCGCGACGAGCAGCAGCAGCGCCCGGCCCAGCAGGTGGCGGCCCTCGAGCGCGGGACGGCCGACGAGCGGGCTCATCGCTGCCCCTCCGCCTCGGCCGCGGTGAGCAGGTCGGTGAGCGTGTCCGCGGCGGTGCCGCGCACCAGGGACCAGCTGCCCAGCCGGGACCGGGTGGGGGCGTGCCGCTCGCGGGCGGCGCGCAGGCGTTCGGCATGCCGCTCATGGGCGTGGCCGAAGTCCTCCCCGTCGGCCGGGCCGATGCGGCGGGCCGGTGGCGGGACGGGCCCGTCGGCCGTCTCCTCCTCCTCGAGCGCGGGGCGCAGCGCGATCGCGGTGCGGTGGGTGGCGCGGCCGGCGAAGCGGTCCAGGTCGAGGCCGGAGAAGGGGTCGCCGTCGTCGGGGCCCAGCGCGATCGCGAGGGCGGTGTGCCCGGCGGCGTGGTCGCGGCCGATCCCGCCGGAGGCGTCGTCGTCGAAGTCCACCTCGGCGAGGGCGAGCAGGGAGGCGCGCTGCTCGACGGCGTCCGCCTCGCTGCCCAGCGGGGAGGGGCCGGGGATGCCGCGGCGGCGGCCGGTGCGGGTGATCTCGTCCCCCGAGGCGTCGACGATCCGCACCTCCCAGCCGTTCATGCCCAGGGAGTCGAGCACGGTCGCGGCGTGGGAGACCAGGGCGTCCTCCACCTCGGCGGAGGGGTTCTCGCGCTGGCTGGTGTCCAGCACGATCACGGCGCTCTGCCCGGCGGAGGGCTCGTCCTCCCGGGTCATCAGCCGCCCGGTGCGGGCGCTCGCGCGCCAGTGGATGCGGCGGATGTCGTCGCCGCTGGAGTAGGGGCGGGCGATGGGGCCGATCTCGCCCACGCCCTGAGCCGCCGAGGCGCTCTGCTCCCCGTCCCGCAGGATC comes from Brachybacterium faecium DSM 4810 and encodes:
- a CDS encoding pyruvate/2-oxoglutarate dehydrogenase complex, dihydrolipoamide dehydrogenase component (PFAM: Pyridine nucleotide-disulphide oxidoreductase; Pyridine nucleotide-disulphide oxidoreductase, dimerisation domain; Pyridine nucleotide-disulphide oxidoreductase); amino-acid sequence: MARESSSPAQSTREITADVVVLGGGPVGENLAQYAIEDSDLTAVIVESELVGGECSYYACMPSKALLRPLAVADTAAHLEGLSTPQLDPEALRARRDTWVSHYDDSGQVEWAEGAGMTVVRGHGRLVGEREVLIDAAVGGHEHGPARSDAPADGADGAHGAEGVGGTDGAEGADGAARADGTETAHGRSATRTRIRARRAVVIATGSEAVVPGPLQALAPWTSRDATGVCEVPGELVIVGGGVVAVEAATWMAALGARVRLLVRGTSLLTGFEPFAGKHVLDALRELGVVVELGTSVVSGEREDARDTGLGRTHGGTVRLQVEDAAGRREVTADEVLAATGRRPALGDVGLETIGLTAEDVTGTEAATSDDATGAPLPEWLQVVGDASGEAPLTHWGKYRARVIGQAIRAGALGEPLEPVPEQVPVPQVVFADPQVTSVGLTEEAARAAGHDVVTAQVPFGSAAGTALLRDDVTGTAQLVVDRAAGTLLGATFVGPDASELLHGATIAITGQVPVRVLRHAVPSFPTASELWLRLLEELPRALRQG
- a CDS encoding Activator of Hsp90 ATPase homolog 1-like protein (PFAM: Activator of Hsp90 ATPase homolog 1-like protein), whose amino-acid sequence is MVDVPAQLQSVTRTYRAEERDGAPVHVQSLEQTYPAALADVWDAVTTAERIPRWFLPLTGELQLGGRYQLEGNAGGEILRCEPPADGTAEFAVTWEMMGGVSWLTLRLAAEGEQATRVELEHISRTADVPAEMWETFGPGATGVGWDGGLLGLALHLGATEGSLAPGDAEAWAATDEGRAFYRGAADGWAVAHTAAGEDAELAQQRADATYGFYTGTGQDGAGQEG
- a CDS encoding 5'-nucleotidase/2',3'-cyclic phosphodiesterase-like hydrolase (PFAM: 5'-nucleotidase, C-terminal domain~TIGRFAM: LPXTG-motif cell wall anchor domain; glutamate--cysteine ligase/gamma-glutamylcysteine synthetase, Streptococcus agalactiae type); its protein translation is MPVLPVRRLARGTSVGLGAAALVAASALLPLGTAAAAAEPGDEITLMTFNDFHGALGGASDLACAVETVRAESPTSFLLSAGDSVGGSSFESAVQNDEPTLDVLNAMGVDATAIGNHEYDQGVDDLLERIEPRTDFPDLAANVYDAATGERIHEAYTVLEQDGVEVAVIGAVTTKTVGKVSPTAIEGLTFGDPVDAVNDVVEEMAADGVEYDVLVASYHEGASSSAEPGTAPQNTDPIFDKIVGSTSAEVDAIFNGDSHRTYNYTAPVPGEDGAERPIAQTGSSAANLGVVHLALGEDGAWGVAGSPEMHPTALGEGEQCAVDTEVTREVTQLAQTAIEDAAIVGAEPVGSVSADVTTSWDDSKASYVDGVRTASSPIGNQATTKGDNRMRHSAAGDMLADSMKWYLEDAGLDGEHEVIAVMNPGGIRAELWYEPSAAGEGEGVVTYAEANGMVPFGNTLNSGEVTGAQLTQMLEEQWQRTADGGEVDAGDEPFLAFSVSENVEYVVDSTRERDDRVVEVRVNGEALDPEATYTIVAASFLFEGGDNMWALSEAEDVRDSGVLDRDAFIAYLEAHPDLAPDYSQRQLDVQILDGGEYDSATGVDRDPVLRISDVESQSLGAPEIETVIVDAGEHGTFEAPYGSVEDADGDAADVTLTDWLCVPEGTVVPLTLSAIPDTGTAIVHEISSFTWTSGGTPDSCDTGDDTTPPPGDDGDDDDGNGDDGNGDDGNGDDGNGDDGNGDDGATAPGDEDDDVTAPPPVDGDDGDGAAPPADGGDQGTDSTTAGTTPSHLARTGVETGTLAALIALLGAAGAGTLALRRRLTRP
- a CDS encoding NADH dehydrogenase, FAD-containing subunit (PFAM: Pyridine nucleotide-disulphide oxidoreductase), whose amino-acid sequence is MVMPLPFLTRRPTVPAKDGASWPHVVILGGGFAGAHAVGALRDARVRVTLIDRNVYKTFQPLLYQVATAGLNPGDVTMFLRGLSLKVPNMRYRQGEVEGVDPERKVVSLDEGQKGRHEIGYDYLIVANGATTTYFGTPGAEEHAMPMYTRSQALAIRDRIFSELERSSREAGQSHDKLHVCIVGGGPTGVEIAGALADFRMQELDILYPEMDPGTLQVTVLQRGDELLKEFSTKYRQYAADELRDRGVTLQLGRGVKEVGYDHVVLDDGSILESDITIWAAGVAIPKSVSEWGFPQDKRGRLAVDDYLQVKGFPGVYAAGDIAGQDEPLPQLAQPAIQTGEAAARNIAAEVAGKPRKTFAYTNLGTMATIGRHAAIAEIPVLGGLSGSVGWAAWLGVHIMKMIGHRNQRAVAMNLLSLYSGTRATHQPNPVVGEVDSLRAARIFEQQAAHRMFGANAGASARADEIAAQDSEDAADVAQPTQD
- a CDS encoding transglutaminase-like enzyme, predicted cysteine protease (PFAM: Transglutaminase-like superfamily), which codes for MSPLVGRPALEGRHLLGRALLLLVAMLLASAPVSQVLAGSSWLVLTLVGAAPVILGGVVLRSVLRRQMLVPLLQAVVIVVLVLALELILGVLGEQGGGGRGGPVGALLGQSEILTRGMNELASGVPPLMLDPHGTVLVVALIALVTLLLDVMFLDLGWHTPTGLLLLCALLIPALQQPSGGYWWQVAAPVLAAAMIFATRTVHADPQYLRGDRRPQAGPLAHPGRTLAATGVCIALVVGLSPGLGPALPQLAPARLALNIDVLEQWRDPNAPAPGAVMIDDDISVRRSLLQQADTEVLRYTTTAGEDPSYLRLRALNRFDGETYRGDAEGEEPALGVDAFSDARDDGLPVHSGAGDLIDTDVEIMSLAGNRLPMPDNVRSVQGSDRSLNEAMTLQPSNGEVALGRVRTGLLGQHYSVRSEPRTATAEQLRAVDPAEFERPFDVGYTSRRDVPEPAAALAAEVAEGSGAETAFDTAVAYQDYFRTSFAYSLTVNSPPGKDPLESFLDDRVGYCEQFAATFALMMTSQGYPTRVVIGFTPGEQDGEEWTVSAKNAHAWPEVWFGPEHGWVRFEPTPAAAANGVSPPELTEQDGQEEAPAPEPETPEEQEEPTTEEENAEEGTTEEQTSEEAAAAQTPEEGTGPSTETVQRIEWGLVSVMAAGGLLAAAAATTLILIRRRRRRARDDRWAALLVGTGGADGSTADGSSALAVERKQREAGELAWSELTRELAVRETAIRLLGITGAWGRPPVRIGLDPALPPHRALEDLLEQIDAGPLEVTAAHRAAADRIAEAYTTARYAAPLPPESAEEGTPAEESAPAPECAPPAEGTPAQRDARPAERPQHPLRHDSDLLIELIRTAR